One Malus sylvestris chromosome 14, drMalSylv7.2, whole genome shotgun sequence DNA segment encodes these proteins:
- the LOC126599085 gene encoding SUN domain-containing protein 5-like, producing IKKCYNNKSKSFYELSLSLIFSLWCLVFPFYSKLGLGHGNGGTSAPDNRSTHCPSVHSGKQGDDACSFIENGSRKQTNGMVLDFTSSQNCYDSGVCDNYAISKYSLPETNRLVWSILGYGDLVCELHQAPDHNTNHSGQLNGRTSHPSYLNFDKFRNITKQEKGQDIPSLLVNIAHGLESDGTECNYASASKGAKAVAHNKEAKGASNILGKDHDKYLRNLCSVGGKFVIVELAKETLVDAVKIANFEHYSSNFKEFELSGSLSYPAEAWSPLGNFEDYSAEHAANKLPDPNSTVKSSPKEEVGSTDWKTSSVGQTGVQTAGVGTESVEDTQKVNVDITNNPVTASKIPEPVMKVRQQPNGRIPGDSVLKILMQKVRSLELNLTVLEEYIKELNRRQGGILPEVGKELLRISLLLDESKTEIKDLLQWKEIVVLHCFFLTFTTHFVFMHIIFGTVSI from the coding sequence GGACTTCAGCTCCTGATAACAGATCTACACATTGTCCTAGTGTTCACAGTGGTAAGCAAGGTGACGATGCATGCTCATTTATAGAAAATGGAAGCAGAAAGCAGACAAATGGAATGGTATTAGATTTTACTTCATCTCAAAACTGTTACGATTCTGGAGTTTGTGACAACTATGCAATTTCCAAGTACTCACTTCCAGAGACGAATAGATTAGTTTGGAGTATTTTAGGCTATGGTGATTTGGTTTGTGAACTACATCAAGCACCAGATCACAACACAAATCATTCAGGACAACTGAATGGAAGAACTTCTCATCCCTCCTATCTCAATTTTGACAAATTTCGAAACATAACAAAGCAGGAAAAAGGTCAGGATATCCCTAGTCTGCTAGTTAACATAGCCCACGGGCTTGAATCTGATGGAACAGAGTGCAACTATGCCTCTGCATCCAAGGGTGCAAAAGCGGTGGCTCACAATAAAGAAGCAAAAGGAGCAAGCAACATATTGGGAAAGGATCACGATAAGTACCTTAGAAACCTTTGCTCTGTTGGGGGAAAGTTCGTCATAGTTGAGCTTGCAAAAGAGACTCTGGTAGATGCTGTCAAGATTGCAAACTTTGAGCACTACTCTTCTAACTTCAAGGAATTTGAATTGTCTGGAAGCTTAAGCTATCCGGCAGAAGCGTGGTCGCCATTGGGAAACTTTGAGGACTACTCTGCAGAACATGCAGCCAATAAATTGCCAGACCCTAATTCAACTGTAAAATCCTCTCCAAAAGAAGAGGTTGGTTCAACTGACTGGAAAACAAGTAGTGTTGGTCAAACTGGGGTTCAAACAGCTGGTGTAGGGACAGAAAGCGTTGAAGATACACAAAAAGTCAATGTAGACATTACCAACAATCCAGTAACTGCAAGCAAGATTCCAGAGCCGGTTATGAAGGTAAGACAACAGCCAAACGGAAGAATTCCTGGTGACTCAGTTCTGAAGATTTTGATGCAAAAAGTGAGGTCACTCGAGCTGAACTTAACTGTGCTGGAGGAGTATATCAAAGAATTAAATCGAAGACAAGGGGGTATCTTGCCGGAGGTTGGTAAAGAGCTGTTGAGAATATCATTGCTTCTGGATGAAAGCAAAACAGAGATTAAAGATCTCTTGCAATGGAAGGAAATTGTGGTACTCCATTGTTTTTTCTTAACATTTACTACACATTTTGTGTTTATGCATATAATTTTCGGGACAGTAAGCATataa